AAAGGCTATGGCACGGCGGCGCATTTAGCCGCTTTGCAGGAATTTGGCGCAACGCCAATTCATCGGCGCAGTTTTGCCCCGGTTAAAAAAGCACTGGATGCCGCCGCCACATAAGCCTTGTGTGCCGACTATTATTTGGTAGTCGGTGAAGCATTGATCAGACGAGGCTTGGTTTTTGCTTTGGGTAATAATTCCATTTTGGCTTTTTCTTGACGGATGCGTAACACATAGCCGCCCAGTGCGCCGCCAGCCGTGGTCAACATTAGTAACCCTAGCGTGATGAACTGCGTCAGTAACAGCAAACCGCCGATGCCCGCTGCCCCCGCAAACGCGATGCCCACCTTGATATTCGCTTCGGTGGAAGAGCGACGTACTTCCTGAATTGTCTCCTGATGTGCTTGTTTGATGACGCGATGCTTGGCGCGTTCGGCATTGACGCGCAGCGCTTCGCGCTCTTTCGCGTGGCATTCTTGTAAGCGATTGATTTCATCTTTGTTGTGGTGTGCCGCCATTGAACTGAACCAAGCGGCGGTGAGTACGCCCACAATGCCGACAGGAATCAACAGTCGCAACCAGCCCCAGCCGCTCAATTCGGCGGGCGCAATCAATACCAATACCACGGTGATGGCTTGTAGCAATAAAATGCCGGGTAGAAATTTCAGCACTGTGAGTGTCCTTTTCTTCTGTCAGGTTCTGATTCGGGGATTATAATGCTTATTGGATTCAACAGGACATTACCATGCTGCCGAAAGACCTTGTGGATGAACTCATGCACTTCCGCGCCGAACGTGATTGGGCGCAGTTCCACACCCCGCGCAACCTTGCAATTTCACTTTCGCTAGAGGCGGGCGAAGTGCTGGAATTGTTTCAGTGGGAAGACCGGCAGGGTGCGGCATTGGATAAAATCATGCCGCAGTTGCGTGATGAGGTGGCGGATGTCGCAACCTACCTGACGTATTTGTGTGCGGATTTGGGGATTGATTTGGAAGCGGCGGTGCGGGAGAAGATGGTGCAGAATCGGTGTAAATATCCGGTGGAATTGGCGAAAGGGTCGGCGAAGAAATATACCGAATTGCAGGCAGGAGACGACGCATGACCCCATTCGTCCACCTCCGCCTCCACACCGAATATTCGCTGGTCGATAGCACCATCCGCATCAAACCGCTGATGAAAGTTGCCGCGAGCAAAGACTTACCCGCGCTTGCCATTACCGACCAAAACAACTTTTTCGGCTTGGTGAAATTCTACAAAGCCGCAATGGGCGCAGGCATAAAACCCATTTTCGGACTCGACCTGTTGCTGGCAGACGAACAAGGCACGGATACCTTGTTCCACACGATTTTGCTGTGCCAAAACAACACCGGCTACCGCAATCTAACCAAACTCGTATCCCGCGCTTACCAACAAGGGCAAGTGCTGGGCGTACCGCGTGTACAACGCGAGTGGATCAAGGAATTCAGCGACGGCGTCATCATGCTCTCCGGCGGACGCGAGGGCGATATAGGTCAAGCCTTGCTCTCTGGCAACCAAGAACTCGCTGAGAAACGCCTGCAAGAATGGCTGGAAACCTTCCCCGACCGCTATTATTTAGAGCTGCAACGCACCGGGCGCGATGGCGAAGAAGGCTACATCCACGCCGCCATCGACCTTGCCCTTGCGCACGACATCCCCGTAGTCGCCACCAACGATGTGCGTTTCATTGCCGAATCCGATTTTGCTTCCCACGAAGCGCGGGTCTGCATTCGCGACGGCTACGTGCTGGCTGACCCCAAACGCCCCAAACGTTACAGCCCGCAGCAATATTTGCGCACGGGCGACGAAATGGCGGAACTGTTCGCCGACATCCCTAGCGCCATCAGTAACACGGTCGAAATTGCCAAACGCTGCAATGTGTCGCTGACCTTGGGTAAAAATTACCTGCCACAATTCCCGATTCCTGAGGGCATGACTGAAGCCGAATACTTCTGCCAAGTCAGCGAAAAAGGGTTGGAAGAACGCCTTGATTTCCTTTATGGCGACCAATACCCACGCGGTACGCCAACGTTTGCCGAAAAGCGCAAAGTGTACGACGAACGCCTGAAAATCGAACTCGGCGTGATCAATAAAATGGGTTTCCCCGGCTACTTTCTGATCGTTGCGGATTTCATCCAGTGGGCAAAAGATAACGGTATTCCGGTAGGCCCTGGGCGGGGGTCTGGTGCGGGTTCATTGGTGGCGTATGCGTTGAAAATCACCGACCTTGATCCGCTGGCTTACGACTTGCTGTTTGAGCGTTTTCTCAATCCAGAACGGGTGTCAATGCCTGATTTTGACATCGACTTCTGCATGGATGGGCGCGATAAAGTGATTGATTACGTTGCCAGAACTTACGGGCGTAATCAGGTTTCGCAAATCATCACCTACGGTTCGATGGCGGCAAAAGCAGTGGTGCGTGACGTGGGGCGGGTGCTGGGGCATCCCTACGGTTTTGTGGATCGGATTGCAAAATTGATCCCGTTCACCATTGGTATTACCCTGCAAGATGCGTTGGGGATTAGTGAGAAATCGAAAAAAGATTCTGAACTGATTTCCCCCGATTTGATTGAATTGTCCGAGCGCGATGAAGATGTTAAATCTTTGCTGGATTTAGC
The sequence above is drawn from the Thiothrix subterranea genome and encodes:
- a CDS encoding nucleotide pyrophosphohydrolase; amino-acid sequence: MLPKDLVDELMHFRAERDWAQFHTPRNLAISLSLEAGEVLELFQWEDRQGAALDKIMPQLRDEVADVATYLTYLCADLGIDLEAAVREKMVQNRCKYPVELAKGSAKKYTELQAGDDA